In a genomic window of Lathamus discolor isolate bLatDis1 chromosome 4, bLatDis1.hap1, whole genome shotgun sequence:
- the RPL8 gene encoding large ribosomal subunit protein uL2, giving the protein MGRVIRGQRKGAGSVFRAHVKHRKGPAKLRAVDFAERHGYIKGIVKDIIHDPGRGAPLAKIAFRDPYRFKKRTELFIAAEGIHTGQFVYCGKKAQLNIGNVLPVGTMPEGTIVCCLEEKPGDRGKLARASGNYATVISHNPETKKTRVKLPSGSKKVISSANRAVVGIVAGGGRIDKPILKAGRAYHKYKAKRNCWPRVRGVAMNPVEHPFGGGNHQHIGKPSTIRRDAPAGRKVGLIAARRTGRLRGTKTVQEKEN; this is encoded by the exons ATGGGACGTGTGATTCGGGGCCAGAGGAAGGGCGCGGGCTCCGTCTTCCGCGCACACGTGAAACACAGGAAGGGCCCGGCCAAGCTGCGCGCTGTGGACTTCGCCGAGAGGCACGGCTACATCAAGGGCATCGTCAAG GACATCATCCATGATCCGGGCCGAGGCGCTCCACTGGCCAAGATTGCCTTCCGTGATCCGTACCGGTTTAAGAAGAGGACGGAGCTATTCATTGCTGCGGAGGGTATTCACACCGGGCAGTTCGTGTACTGTGGCAAGAAAG CTCAGCTGAACATCGGCAATGTCCTGCCTGTTGGCACCATGCCAGAAGGGACCATCGTGTGCTGCCTCGAGGAGAAACCGGGTGACCGTGGGAAGCTGGCCCGTGCTTCTGGAAACTACGCCACCGTCATCTCTCATAacccagaaacaaagaaaacaagggtGAAGCTGCCTTCTGGCTCCAAGAAAGTGATTTCTTCTGCAAACAGAGCTGTTGTTG ggaTTGTTGCTGGTGGAGGCCGTATTGACAAGCCTATTCTGAAGGCTGGCCGTGCATATCACAAATACAAGGCAAAGAGGAACTGCTGGCCACGTGTCCGTGGTGTCGCCATGAAT CCTGTAGAACATCCCTTTGGTGGTGGTAACCATCAGCACATTGGCAAGCCTTCAACCATCAGAAGAGATGCTCCTGCTGGGCGCAAAGTTGGTCTCATTGCTGCCCGCCGTAccggaaggctgcgtggaacaAAGACtgtgcaggaaaaggagaactAA